From one Dermacentor variabilis isolate Ectoservices chromosome 3, ASM5094787v1, whole genome shotgun sequence genomic stretch:
- the LOC142573798 gene encoding uncharacterized protein LOC142573798: MDSEAQGAAQAPSTTDPEAMAVRRLKLELEKTRLQLECERIALRRVELEQSGRPPLVSEGSDRRGAITDGIAQCAKVLKAYRLPCDADVPIWFDEVEKLFASFQVPAHSRVHLIMPALTERVRYLLRSLNDEECTDYETVKKAVLDELKLTPAEYLGRFEKASKRKEETWAQFASRARTYLAYYLQSRHANTKEAMTELMVADRMKASLSSEALEYVLLREGEEWFKPVEVAKVLETFEQAKGKGRATKPAATASLTQQAKLASPQRTNLKCHVCHVQGHLARDCPKASNKEQQGKAPTVQKQRVQKVAVVSEEPLPEQERVLSARVEILAQNSSSGRSKLDLIPIMCGNIATEAVLDTGSEITVVRKSMLPVVLQEPSGTVRLESAFGKTIRANLATLPVGMHRPGAVIQPQRIDLVCAVTDELANGVDCLLSKEDWELLQAQEKEEFGEENIPRVANSVRVRSVEMVDNTEPDCGLSCEEMTDEIPKLQGNSLIQDINGVHSQREEFRAAQLADESQKKACVTSEEAGTTRLGDRAP, encoded by the exons atggatagtgaggcgcaaggcgctgcgcaggctccgagcacgacggatccagaagccatggcggtgagacgcctgaagctggagctggaaaagacgcgcctacagctagagtgcgagcgcattgctctacggagagtggagcttgagcagtcgggcaggccgcctttggtgtcggaaggaagcgatcggcgcggtgccatcacggatggaatagcacaatgtgctaaagtgcttaaggcataccggttgccgtgtgacgctgacgttccgatatggtttgatgaggtcgaaaagttgtttgcatcttttcaagtaccagcacatagccgtgtacatttgatcatgcctgcgctgaCTGAGCGGGTCCGTTATCTGTTGCGTAGCCTGAATGATGAGGAATGTACGGATTacgagactgtaaagaaggcggtactagatgaacttaagctcacgccagctgAATACTTGGggaggtttgaaaaggcatctaaacgaaaggaggaaacttgggctcagttcgcgtcccgagctagaacttatttggcctattaccttcaatctcgccatgcaaacacaaaagaagctatgacggagcttatggtcgctgaccgtatgaaagccagtctaagctcagaagcccttgaatatgttcttttgcgggagggcgaagagtggtttaagccagtggaggtggcgaaagtgctggagactttcgagcaagctaaagggaaaggacgagcaactaagccagccgcaacagcctcatTGACACAGCaagcaaaactagctagcccgcagaggacaaatttaaaatgccacgtgtgtcatgtacagggacacctagccagagactgcccaaaagcttcaaataaagaacaacaGGGGAAGGcaccgactgtgcaaaaacaaagggtacagaaggttgctgttgtaagtgaagaacctctaccagagcaagaaagggtgcttaGCGCTAGAGTAGAAATCTTAGCTCAAAATTctagttcagggaggtcaaagctggaccttatccctatcatgtgcgggaatatagcaacagaagctgtgttggacacaggtagtgagataacggtcgtccgtaaaagtatgttgccggtcgttttacaggagccatcgggaacagtaaggctcgagtcggcattcggaaagaccattcgagctaacctagctacgctgcccgtaggcatgcatcgcccaggggctgtgatacaaccgcagaggatcgatctggtgtgcgcggttacagacgaacttgcaaacggggttgactgcctgctgtcaaaggaagattgggaactactacaggcgcaggaaaaagaggagtttggagaggaaaatattccgcgggtagccaattccgttCGGGTCCGATCAGTCgaaatggtcgataacactgagccagactgcggtctaagttgcgaagaaatgacagatgaaatccctaaattgcaagggaatagtttgatacaagatatcaatggggtgcacagtcagcgggaggaatttcgagctgctcagctTGCCGATGAAAGCCAGAAAAAGGCCTG CGTCACAAGTGAGGAGGCAGGCACAACGCGGTTGGGCGACCGGGCGCCCTGA